GTGCTCGCCGGAGGCGGAGGTGGACGGATCGTGGAAGGTCCCGGGAGTGACCACGCGGACCACGTCGCGGCGGACCAGCCCTTTCGCCTTGCGGGCGTCCTCGACCTGGTCGCACAGGGCGACCTTGTGTCCCATTCGGACCAGGCGCGCCACGTAGCCGTCGACGGCATGGTAGGGGACGCCGCACATCGGCGCCTCGCTGGCCGTCCCCTTGCCGCGGGCGGTCAGCGTGATCTCGAGCGCCTTCGAGGCCGACAGGGCGTCCTCGTAGAACATCTCGTAGAAATCGCCCATGCGGAACATCAGGATGGCGTCCCGATGCTCATCCTTGAGCTGTCGGTACTGCCGCAGCATGGGAGTCAGCTCGTCCAGGGGGCACTCCGCCGGGAGCGAAATTCGCCGGAATGTTGTGGGGGCGGAAGTGTAGCACAGCGTTGACAGGCCCGGAGGGGTAATCTATAAAGGCGCGCGATGGAAGACTGGCGCGCGGGCGACGAGCCGGAGATCCCTTCGGCCGAGGAGGACGAGGCACGGCGTCGTATCGATCTCGACCCGGATGACAATGACGACGAGGATTTCCCCGCGCCGCCACCGGAGCTGCCTCTGGACGATCAAGATCGCATTCTGCTCGTGCTGGCCTATCTCGGTATCCTGGCCCTGGTCCCGTACCTCACCGCCCGCAAGCAGTTCGTCGTCTGGCACGCGCGTCAAGGGCTGCTCCTGTTCGGCGTCTCGATGGTCACCCTTTTCAGCATGATTCTCGTCAACGTCGTCCTGTGGGACGTCCACTGGGTCCTCGGGCTGCTGTTTCTTCTCGTTCTCCTGACTTCCAGCTTCGGCATTCTGGCGCTGGTGGTGGCTTGCATCCTCAAGGCCTTCGAGGGAGAGCGCTGGCGGATTCCCTACCTGGGCGACTTCGTCGAGCGGGTCTGAGCTGCGATGGAATCGTTCGAATCGATCTTCGCCCATCCCCTGGCCGGGCTGCTGCTGGTGGGCCTCGCCGGATTGGGAGAGTACCTGCTGCCGCCGCTGCCCGGGGACACTCTCATGCTCTTCGGATTCTTCCTGGCGGGTCGCGGCGATCTGCCGCTGGCGGGCGTGGCTGCCGCCGCCATGCTGGGGAGCATGGCGGGGGCGTATGCCGCTTATGTCCTGGGGCTCCGGCTGGGCAAATCCTACTTTTTCATCCGCCGCTCGCGCTTGGCCGCCTCCGTCCTGCCGGTCCTCGAGCGCTATTTCGAACGGTTCGGCGTCGGGATGGTCCTGGTGAACCGCTTTCTCCCCGTGCTGCGCGGCTTCTTTCTGTTCGCCGCAGGCATGGGGAAGATGCCTCCCGTCGCGACCTTCTTTTGCGCCACGATCAGCAATGCCGCCTGGATCCTGCTGATCGCTTACGTGGGCCACCGCTTCGGCAGCTCCTGGAGCCGGCTGCAGGGGATGTTCCAGAGTTACGTCGGAGTGCTTGGTATGATAGTCTTGGGTTACGCCGCTTACACCTTCATCAAAATCCGGCGACGGAGGGGGGAAGCTCCCCCGGCCTGACGCCGGGACTCAGAGGTTCACCATGGAAAAACCGGGGAAGGGGATCTCGGCTGCCGGGCCGCTGAAATCGTTCATCGGAGAGCTCAAGGATCTGCTCGGCAAGAAGGATGACGGGGCCCGCACCGTCAACCAGGTGAAAAAGCGTCTCATCGAGCTCCTGGAGACCCCCCGCTGGCTTCCCCGTCCCTGCCGGACCTCGGAATCGGCCTCTTACGCCCGCCACCTCCTCTACCAGGACCGCAAGACCGGCTTCGTGATCGTGGCCATGGTCTGGGGAGCCGGGCAGCGCACGGCCATCCATGACCATGCCGGGGTCTGGTGCGTGGAAGGGGTTTACGAAGGGAACATCCAGGTGACCCGCTTCAACCCGATCGGCAGGATGGGCAAGACGGTCCGCTTCGCGGAAGGCGAGGCGATCCGGGCCGGCGTGGGGGCCTGCGGCGCGCTCATCCCTCCTGTGGAATACCACCGGATCGCCAACGAGACCGCCGAAAAAGCGATCAGCGTGCACGTCTACGGACGCAATCTGAAGGTCTGCAACATCTTCAATCCGCTGGGAGGCGATCGCTACCAGCGCGAGACGAAGACGATGCGGTATGACAGCCGCATCCCCCTCAAGCTCTGAGGCTGCCGATCCATTGTCACGCGCAGCGTTGCACGCCTCGCTGGCGTACGAAACTAAGTACGCGGCGCTTCGGCGCGCCCTGCGAGACGGGCGGCTCGACCGCCTCACCAGAGCGCATTTTTCCCTGATCCCCGCGCAATAAAATTCAGGCGCACCTGCTTAATTACCTGTTCCCGCAATTGTAAGCACCTGATCAAGCGGCGGCCGTTCAGACGCGGCCGCTTCGCGGCCGTCGTCTGCAACGGTGTCCAAGTTGGATTGACAGCTATGTCGGTGACTTCACCGGCCCCAGCTGTTTCAGAATCTTCTGCTGCTCGGGTTGATTGGGATTGAGGGCCAGGGAGCGGCGCAGCGTGGCGGCGGCGCGCGGTTTGTCGCCGATCTGCTGGTAGGCGTGTGCCAGCGCGTTGAGCAGCCCGACGGTCGCGGGGCCGCTCTTCTCGGCCCGCTCGAAGAAGGGGACCGCTTCGGCATTGCGACCCTGCTCGGCCACCGCGATGCCCAGGTTGTACAGCGCCAGGCTGTGGTTGGGATTGATGCGGATCGCATCCTTGAGGCTCTCCTCGGCTGATTTCGGATCGGATCGCGCCAGCTCCAGCGCTCCCAGATTCGCGCGGTACTCGGCGTTCTTTTGATCCAGCTCGACCGCCTTCTGAAACGCGGTGCGGGCGTCGTCGAGGCGTCCCTGCAGCTGCATGGTGATACCCATCCAGTTGTAATGCGGCGCGGAAAGGCGGTCCTTCTCAAGCCCGGCGGCAATCAGGCGCTGGGCGCGTGTGAAATCCTTGCGCTTCAGCAGCCGTCCCACCAGCTCCGCCATCGGCTCCTTGGCCGCGGGGTCCAGGAACAGCGCCTGTATGTATTCCGCCTCGGCGTCGTCGCCGCGTCCCTGGGCCTCATAGACGCGCCCCAGCCCGTAGTGGGCCATCGGATCGGAGCCATACCGATCGACCGCCATCTTCGCCAGGTTCAGCGCGGCGCGCGGCAGGTTTCGCTGCTGATAGATCAGGGCGGCGTTCACCATCGCCGTGGCCGCAATCGGCTGGACGG
Above is a window of Candidatus Polarisedimenticolia bacterium DNA encoding:
- a CDS encoding DedA family protein; the protein is MESFESIFAHPLAGLLLVGLAGLGEYLLPPLPGDTLMLFGFFLAGRGDLPLAGVAAAAMLGSMAGAYAAYVLGLRLGKSYFFIRRSRLAASVLPVLERYFERFGVGMVLVNRFLPVLRGFFLFAAGMGKMPPVATFFCATISNAAWILLIAYVGHRFGSSWSRLQGMFQSYVGVLGMIVLGYAAYTFIKIRRRRGEAPPA
- a CDS encoding cysteine dioxygenase family protein; amino-acid sequence: MEKPGKGISAAGPLKSFIGELKDLLGKKDDGARTVNQVKKRLIELLETPRWLPRPCRTSESASYARHLLYQDRKTGFVIVAMVWGAGQRTAIHDHAGVWCVEGVYEGNIQVTRFNPIGRMGKTVRFAEGEAIRAGVGACGALIPPVEYHRIANETAEKAISVHVYGRNLKVCNIFNPLGGDRYQRETKTMRYDSRIPLKL
- a CDS encoding tetratricopeptide repeat protein, whose amino-acid sequence is MKRLIAIAAVVLVVAAIFSSVSFVGGEEIAVLDPRFGDPQILGRGIHLHLPFLSRVTHYPLKPEKVESETKLETRDNLNFTAKYTLESTFDPETLLAFHARRGGRPVEVVRRQAGDEAVREGAALLRADEILGAATPERWMAVLLPPCRKAGIRPIGITVQPIAATAMVNAALIYQQRNLPRAALNLAKMAVDRYGSDPMAHYGLGRVYEAQGRGDDAEAEYIQALFLDPAAKEPMAELVGRLLKRKDFTRAQRLIAAGLEKDRLSAPHYNWMGITMQLQGRLDDARTAFQKAVELDQKNAEYRANLGALELARSDPKSAEESLKDAIRINPNHSLALYNLGIAVAEQGRNAEAVPFFERAEKSGPATVGLLNALAHAYQQIGDKPRAAATLRRSLALNPNQPEQQKILKQLGPVKSPT